AACTTCCAAAAAGCAGTAGATATTGGTCTTGTGGAATCAGATGTTTTTTATATGCTCGGTATGACATTTTATCATCAGGAACATTATAAGCTTGCCTTGCCTTATCTATTGCGAGCTACAGAACTTGATCCTGATGATGAAGAATTACTGTTTCAGTACGGACTGACACTTGCGCAAAGTGATCATATTAAAGACGCAAAATCAATATTTGAAAAAGTGCTGGAGCAGGAAAAACAGCACAGTGACACGCATTATAATCTGGGGGTTATTGCCCTTTATGATGAAGACCTGACTGAGGCCTTAAATCATTTTAATGAAGCACTTGAAATTCAGCCGGAACACACATTGGCTGCAAATGCCAAAGATCAGGTAGAGCAATTATTGAATAGTACCGATATGTAGAATGGCGGGGTTGTTTTTATGGGACAAGATAATCAATCCGATCAAGAACAGGGGTATATAAAAGGCGAACTTTTGTATATGATCTTTCAAAATGAAAGTGAACATTTTTCGATTGCGAAAATTAAGGTGCACGATACCAATGAGAATTATAATGAGAAAGATATTGTTATAAAAGGCTATTTTTCCAATTTACAAGAGTCAACTGTGTATCGTTTTTACGGGGCGTTTGAAAAACATGTAAAATTCGGTTTACAATACAAAGTTAACTCCTATCAAACTTTTATTCCCGAAACGAAAGATGGCTTGATTGGTTATCTGTCCAGTGATTTGTTTTATGGAATTGGAAAAAAGACAGCTGCGAAAATCGTTGAGAAACTGGGAGAAAGTGCAATTTCCAAAATCCTGAATAATCCCGATGTTTTACAGGATATTCACGGATTAAAGAAGGATAAAGCTGACCTGCTCACAAAAACACTCCAGGAAAATCAAGGGTTTGAACATATTGTTGTGTATCTTGCTAAATATGGAATTGGACTGAAGATGGCACAGAAGATTTATCAGGAATATAAGGAAGGTGCCATTGATATCCTTGAAGAGGATCCATATCAATATGTATTTGATATTGAAGGATTTGGATTCCAGACAGCAGATCAGATTGCCCGCCAAAACGGATTATCTTTAACTCACCCAAGTCGAATCGGCGCTGGGTGTATTTATGTATTACAAAAAAATATCCAGGATGGTCATGTCTATTTACCTGTTGATACTTGTACCAGACAAGTATTGGATTTACTGTTGAATCCAGAGCAGACGCTTACAGTGGAAACCATTTCCAATCGTTTAGAGGATTTAAATAAAGAGAAGGAAATTATTCTCAAAGACGGGAATGTTTATTTACCGTCTCTCTATTATGCCGAGGATGGTTTTGCTTCAAATATTAAGCGTCTTATTACCAAGCCTATCGAACATAAAACAACCATGGCAGAAATGCTGAAAATAATAGGTGATATTGAAGAATCAGAAGTATTAAGTTATGGAAAAGAACAGTTTGATGCAATCGATCAGTCATTACAATCGAAGCTTATGATTGTTACCGGTGGACCTGGGACTGGTAAAACGACAGTAATTAAAGGAATATTGAATTCCTATGCAGCCATACATAACTTATCAATCGACCCGGCAGACTATGATTCGGAAACAGATTTCCCGTTTATTTTAACAGCCCCTACCGGTAGAGCTTCCAAGCGCCTGACGGAATCAACAGGACTTCCGGCAGTGACGATTCACCGACTGTTGGGTTGGGATGGAAAAAACGGCTTTGAACGAAACGAGAATGAACCATTAGCCGGGAAATACTTAATTGTTGATGAGTTTTCCATGGTTGATATTTGGCTGGCAAACAGTCTTTTCAAAGCAATTCCCGATGACATGCAGGTTTTATTGGTTGGTGATGAGGATCAGCTGCCATCTGTTGGACCAGGTCAAGTATTAGCTGATCTGTTAAGCAGTGATCTGATTCCTTATGTGAGTCTGAATGAAGTTTATCGTCAAAAAGAAGGGTCAAAAATTATTCAGCTGGCACATTTGATTAAAAATGATCAGTGTAAAGCAGACTCAATACAAAATGATAAGGATTTCAGTTTCCTACAATGTAATGAATTTCAAATGATTGATGTGATAACAAAGGTCTTTAATAAGGCAAAAGATAAAGGAATTGATTTAAAAGATATACAAGTACTTGCGCCTATGTACCGGTCAGAAGCTGGAATAACGATTATAAACAAGCATTTACAGGCATTGGTCAACCCTAAAACCACCACAAAAAGGGAAGTGAAAGCGAATAATACTGTATTCCGTATTGGTGACAGGGTGCTGCAGCTGGTCAACCAGCCGGAAGATGGGGTTTTTAATGGTGATATTGGTGAAGTTGTTGCTATCTTTGAAGAAGACGAAAATGTTGATCATGTAGAACAATTGGTCATTGATTTTGAAGGGAAAGAAGTAGTTTACGAGCAAAAAGATTATGTGAATATCATGCATGCATTTTGTATTTCGATCCATAAATCGCAGGGAAGTGAATTTCCGATTGTGATTATGCCGGTCGTATCTGCATATAATCGGATGCTTCGAAAAAATTTGTTATATACTGCGATAACAAGAAGCAAGAAGTCGCTAATAATTTGTGGCGAACAGCATGCTTTCTTTCGCGGAATAAGAACACTTGATACAAACAGGCGCTACACTTCCTTAAAAGAACAATTGAATGCCAGACTGGAAAATTTCCAGTTGGATAATGAGCATGAATCAGAAGATAAGGAAATAACACCATATGACTTTATGTGAATGGGAGGTATATTTTTCAAAATTCGGGAGACCATAGAATAATAATCGAAAAAGGAGCTTTGGTTATGTTTGTCTGCCCGAATTGCAATGGAAAGGATATAGGGAAAATCGGTTCACAGCAATTTTACTGCTGGAATTGTTTTATAGAGTTATCGGTGTTTGGCAATGAACTGACAATCCACCAGGTTGAAGCGGATGGTTCATTAAGTTCACTTGATGACTTGTTCAGTGAAGACGAAAGAAAGATTCAATGGTAGACTTTGGCAGCAATTAGTACAAAAAAATTGTACTGGGAGTGTAAGGCATGTTTAAAGATAAAAAGCCATTGAATTTTATTTTTTGGATTGTCACTGGAATCATTGTTTTCCTTTTTATATATTTAATTGTGAAACTGTTCCCGATATATGGAGCTGTTTTTTCATTTCTGTGGCATCTTTTTTCTCCGTTTTTAGTTTCCGGTCTTATTGCATATCTTTTGTACCCGGTCATTAAAAAAATGCACGAGTACAATATTCCTAAAGGCTTGGCCATCATTTTAATATACTTATTATTCTTTGGCGGGGTAGCTTATTTAATTTATCGTATCTATCCGGCTGTAATTCATCAGCTGAGCGATTTAAATAAACAATTACCTCATTTGATTACTATGTACCGCGATTTTATCTATAGTCTTTACGAATATACTGCGTTCTTACCTGAAAATGTGCACGATAAGATGGATGAACTGATATATGAGGCAGAAACATATATTGAAAATTTATTAACCAATTTGGTTAGAGGGTTTACCAAAATTTTTGATATGATTATTTTCCTGACAATTATCCCTGTACTCGTTTTTTACTTTTTAAAAGATTACGTTAAAATTAAAAATTATTTTAAGAAGTGGATACCAAATAAGTATCAGGATAAGACCGGTGAAGTTTGTCATGCGATTGACGAGAGTCTTGGCAATTATATTCGCGGCCAGTTCATTGTCTGTCTTTTTGTTGGGGTGACAGCATACGCTGTTTTTTACTTTTTGGATATTAAATACGCCTTGCTTCTGGCAATAATCATAGCATTAACCAACATTATCCCGTATTTTGGTCCAATTATCGGGGCTGTTCCTGCTGTAGCCATTACTGCTGCGGTTTCTCTCAAACTGGTATTGATCGTCTTACTGAGTATCTTCATCATTCAATTAATTGAAGGTAATTTATTGTCACCGTATATTGTAGGTAAAAGTATTAACATTCATCCAATCGCCATCATTTTTGCTCTGCTGTTAGGGAGTCAAATCAGCGGTGTCGTTGGCTTGATTCTGGCAGTGCCTATATTAACTATAGTAAATGTGATCGTAACACATGTTATTGCTGTCAGGTAATATAATTGACATTTTGTGATTTATTTTCTATAATATCGCATAACTAATAAAGGTTGCTATTTGTAATAGAAGAAAACACGTTGAAGGTTCTGAGTACATGATACTCCGTTTCCAAGAGAGGGATTTCCGTTTGGCTGTGAGAAATCCTAAATGTTGAGTCATGGAAAGCTAGACCGGAGTACGGTTAATACCCGTCGGTTTCATACCGTTACCATGTTCAAGTGATGAGCGAATAATCGCTCATAATTAGGGTGGTACCGCGAATATCCCGTCTCTAAATTTTTTTAGGGACGGGTTTTTTATCGTCAAAAACAGTAATTATGGCAGATTTTGAAGAAAACTCCTTTCGCATGGATTCTTGCTGTTATTACGCAGTTGACATATATTGCGAACTACTTTGAAAACAGTTGAGAGTAAAAATACCGCTGCGGAAATACACTTCGCTTTCCGTGGGCGGCTGTTGAGCCCTCCTCGTGCTGACGCACTCAGAGGTCTCATCTAGGCCTGTCCTCCCACAGGAGTCTCCGTGTATTTCCTCCGCTAAGATTTGCGGGAAATATCTTGGTGAAGTTTATTACTTGAGTAAATAGGATTTTAATCCATTAAAATCAGCAGCTGGAATAGGCGAGACTCCTGCGGGAAGAAAAGCTTAGGTGAGACCCCGAAAAGCGATAGCATGAGGGGGCTCACCAGCTTCCCGCGGAAAGCGAGTCTATTCCAGCTGCGGTAGCCAGGGAGCCTAATAAACAAATCTAATTCGCACTTTATGGAAATTGTTAAGTAAGGTTTGATTCTCTAAATGAATAAAAATGGAGGTTTAGGAAAATGAAACAGTTAACATCAGCACAAGTACGTCAAATGTTTTTGGATTTCTTTAAGGAAAAGGGACATCGTGTCGAACCAAGTGCATCGTTAGTTCCGAAAGAAGATCCGACTTTACTTTGGATTAACAGTGGTGTTGCTACATTAAAAAAATATTTTGATGGGCGTGTTGTTCCGGATAACCCAAGGATTGTTAATGCACAAAAATCCATTCGGACAAACGACATTGAAAATGTTGGATTCACCGCAAGACATCATACTTTTTTTGAAATGCTCGGAAACTTTTCCATTGGTGATTATTTTAAAAAGGAAGCAATTGAATGGGGATGGGAATTTTTAACGAGTGATAAATGGATTGGATTTGACCCTGAATTACTGGCTGTTACCGTTCATCCTGAAGATGATGAGGCATATGATATTTGGCTCAATGATATTAACATACCAAAAGAGCGCATTATCCGTCTGGAAGAAAATTTCTGGGATATTGGTGAGGGGCCAAGTGGACCGAATACAGAAATTTTCTATGACCGGGGTGAAAGTTACGGAAACGATCCATATGACCCTGAGCTTTACCCCGGCGGTGAAAATGAGCGTTATCTGGAAATATGGAATTTAGTATTTTCCCAGTTCAACCATAATCCGGATGATACGTATTCGCCGCTTCCTAAGAAGAATATCGATACAGGTATGGGTCTTGAGCGAATGGTAAGCGTAATTCAGGATGCTCCAACAAACTTTGAAACGGACCTTTTTATGCCTATTATCAGAAAAACTGAAGAAGTTTCCGGAAAAAAATATGGTGAAGATAATAAACAGGATACAGCGTTTAAAGTTATTGCAGATCATATCCGAACGGTTGCGTTTGCGATTGGCGATAATGCACTGCCATCCAATGAGGGAAGAGGATATGTTCTTAGAAGACTGTTACGCAGGGCAGTCCGCTTCGCCAAGCAAATTGGTATAGATAAACCGTTTATGTATAAACTGGTACCTGTTGTGGGAGAAATTATGAAAGACTTCTATCCGGAGGTTGTTAAACGGCAGGATTACATTGTAAACGTTGTAGAGACAGAAGAACAACGATTTCATGAAACCCTTAATGACGGGCTGAATATTTTAACTACTATTATGGAAAAAGAAAAAAGTAAAGGAAGCGATATTTTCCCTGGTTCAGAAGTATTCCGGCTTTATGATACGTACGGATTTCCGAAAGAGCTTACAGAGGAATATGTGGCAGAAGAAGGCTTTACTATTGATGAAGAAGGCTTCCAGAAAGAAATGGAAGAACAGCGAGAACGGGCAAGAAATGCTCGGCAAAAGGTTGACTCCATGCAAGTACAGGATGGTATATTAAGTGAAATAGAAGCAGAAAGCTCATTTGTTGGCTATAATCAACTGGAAGCGGATACTGCCATAACGGCAATAGTAAAAGATAATGTAATGGTTGATTCAGCTAAAGCAGGAGATGACGTATTTGTCTTTTTAGCCGAGACACCATTTTATGCGGAAAGCGGCGGCCAGATTGCAGATAATGGCTGGCTTTATTCAGACAGCACTTCAGCTTATGTTGAAGATGTACAAAAAGCCCCAAAAGGACAACATATCCAACGTGTTACTGTAAAGGATGGAGAAATCAAAGTTGGAAGTAAAATCAAGGCTATCGTTGACAGGGAGTTTCGCACGTTCATTGTAAAAAATCACACTGCTACACACCTTTTGCATCAGGCATTAAAAGATGTTCTTGGTGACCATGTAAATCAGGCGGGTTCATTGGTGACACCGGACCGCTTGCGGTTTGATTTTTCCCATTTCAGTTCAGTTAAACCGGAAGAACTGCAGCAAATTGAACAAATTGTTAATGAAAAAATTTGGGCATCACTGCCGTTAGTGATTGATAATAAGAAAATTGATGAAGCTAAAGAAATGGGAGCAATGGCTTTATTCGGGGAAAAATATGGAGATATTGTACGTGTAGTACAGATCGGCGATTACAGTATTGAGTTGTGTGGAGGTTGTCACGTTCAAAACACATCTGAAATAGGCTTATTTAAGCTGGTTTCCGAAACAGGTATCGGTGCGGGAACGAGAAGGATTGAAGCTGTATCAAGCAAACATGCATATGGGTATGTTAATAAGAAACTGAACGTGTTACAATCGACTGCACAGCTATTAAAAACAAGTGATGAAAAAGCTCCAGAGCGGGTGGAAGGATTATTCCAGGAAATCAAAGATTTACAAAAGACGAATGAATCGCTGAGTGCAAAGCTATCAAATGCTGAGGCATCATCAATACTCGATAATGTTGAAACGATAAATGATGTTAAGCTGCTTTCTCAAAAGGTAAGTGTCAAAGATATGAATCAGCTCCGGAATATGGTGGATGAATTAAAACAGAAATTAAATTCAGGGGTTATATTGCTGGCAGCTGAAAATGATCAAAAAGTGCAGTTGGCTGCAGGTGTTTCAAAAGATTTAACTGAAAAGGGTATTCATGCCGGGAACTTAATTAAGCAAGCTGCTCAAATTTGCGGCGGAGGTGGCGGCGGCCGTCCGGATATGGCTCAGGCAGGCGGTAAAGACCCTGACAAAATTGATGATGCACTTAACTTTGCCAAACAATATGTTGAAGATCAAACAAACTAATAAAAGCTTGTATTCTATCTAACAAAAAAAGATATAATATTAAGGGTAAACATGTTAGAATAGGGAATAAAGGCAAAACATGGAATGAGGTGTCACTATGAGCTCTATTGATAAAACAATGAAATTTAATTTTTCGGAGGAACCTTTTGACCAGGACATTAAAGAAATTTTACTGACGGTCCACGACGCACTCAAGGACAAAGGCTATAATCCGATTAATCAAATTGTGGGTTATTTATTGTCTGGTGACCCTGCATATATACCAAGGTATAATGATGCACGGAATTTAATTCGCAAAATTGAACGCGATGAAGTAATTGAAGAATTAGTGAAATTTTACCTGGAAGAACAGCAGAAGGAAAGTTAAATGAAAATAATTGGATTGGATGTGGGCTCTAAAACAATCGGCGTTGCGGTCAGCGATGCGCTGGGTTGGACTGCACAGGGCTTGACAACTATCAAATGGGATGAACGGGATATTCATTCTGCTGATGAATCTTTACGGGAAATTATCGACATGCACGAGGTGGAAAAAGCTGTCATTGGATTACCCAAAAATATGAACAACACCATTGGTGAACGCGGGAAAGCTTCCGAAGATTATGCTAAACATGTGGAAAAAATACACAATATTCCAGTCGTTCTCTGGGATGAACGCCTGACCACCATGGCTGCTGAACGGGTTTTGCTGGAAGCAGATGTCAGCAGAAAGAAGCGGAAAAAAGTGATCGATAAAATGGCAGCTGTTATGATTCTGCAGGGTTACCTTGATCAAGTACAATAAAGGAGTGAAGTAATGGCACTTGAAGAAAAAGAACGCATCATCATACCTGATGAAAACGGAGAAGAGCATCTTTTCGAAGTTTTATTTACGTTTGATGTAGATCAGACAGGACAATCATATATTGCGGTTGTACCTGTTGAACAAAAAGATGATGATGAAGTTGAAGTTTATGCATTTCGTTATGAGGAGAAAGAAAAAGATGATAACGATCTTTCTCTTTACCCGATTGAATCTGACCAGGAATGGGAAATGGTTGAAGAAATGCTGAACACGTTAGCTGATGAAGAAGCCGAAGAATAAATCAAGGCAATATAGTGCAAATTATTTAGCTGATGTCAGATGATATCAGCTTTTTCTTTAAGACTGTTTATTAGGAATGTTGTGGTTTAACTACATAGTCTTAAAATCCGCTATATGAGCAATTGATATAAACTGCGCAGTAACTGTTGGAATATAAATAAAGACTTCTCGCCCCTCCGTCCGGAATCGCTCCGGGCGGATGCTTTCACACCTCCGGGTACCAAGGCGACATCTGCTCAAAAATTCTTTTTTCGCAGTGTCTTCTTAGCCGCGGGCACGGCCTCAGCCTCCTCGAGAAGGGTGCTCGTCGTGTTGCGAGTGTTTTCAGAGAAGCAGCACTCCTCGCAACTCGTAGCATATTCGGTGGATGTTTCGCTCGTCACTCTGCGGGGTCTTCGGACTCGTGCTGTTCCTCAGGAGTCACCGCCCTCCGCTCACCCGGACTAGTGAAGTGTTATCCTGTGTGTTTTATCCCGTTTCCTACTCCAACCAATAGTTCATAGACGTAGAACCTAGCGGAGGTAATACACGGAGACTCCTGTGGGAGCAGAGGCCTAGATGAGACTCCGCAGCGACGAAGGAGCAAGGATGCTCATCAGCCGCCCACGGAAAGCGAAGTGTATTTCCGGAGCGGTGGTCTAACACTCATCTAAAGTTACTGCGCATTATATATCAAATACGGATTTACGGCTGAATACTTCTTCAAAAATATTTTTTATAGATATATATTGGTTTTTTTAGTATAATATACCGGGTGAGGGGGTTTCCGAATGTCAAAAAAGAAAAATTCAGGAGACTACAGGGACAACCTGATTAAACGAAGCGAAGATGCGAAGACAGTCAGAAAAGTTGTGTCGATTCTAATTATTTCATTAGTCCTTATACTTGTCATAGGCGGAGTATCTGGATATATGTATATTAAATCCGCATTGGAGCCTGTAGATCCTGATAGTAATAAAGAAGTACAAGTTGAAATTCCATTGGGATCCTCAACATCCGACATTGCAAATATACTTGAAAAAAACGGTATTATTAAAAACGGCCTTGTTTTCCGCTTTTACATAAAATTTAATAATGAATCAAATTTTCAGGCGGGTAATTATACCTTTTCACCTTCCATGAAACTTGATGAAATCATTGAATCGCTCAAAAGCGGTAAAGTATTGAAAGAACCATTGTATACAATTACCATCCCGGAAGGTAAAACAATTGATGAAATCGCGGGAATTTATTCGAAAAAACTATCGTTCACTAAAGAGGAATTTTTGAACAAGGTCAATGACCCAGGATATATTGAAGTGCTAATCAATACGTATCCTTCCATTTTGACAAATGATATATTGAATCCGGATATCCGGACACCATTGGAAGGTTATCTGTTTGCGGCAACGTACAGTTTTTATAAAGAAAAACCGAGTATAGAAACAGTTGTTGAGAAAATGCTGGATAAAACCGAATCAGTCGTAACACCATTTCTGGATGAAATATCTGCTATGGACTTCTCAGTACATGAAGCATTGACAATGGCTTCTATAGTTGAAAATGAATCAAGTACAGTGGAGCAGCGAAAGAAAATAGCTGGAGTATTTTATAACCGACTTGACAAAGGAATGCCATTGCAAACAGACCCAACCGTATTATATGCACTTGGTAAGCACAAAGATAAGGTCTTATTAGAGGATCTGGAAATCGAATCACCATATAATACGTATCATGTTAATGCGTTGCCAATTGGACCTATATCAAATTTTGCCAAAACATCATTGGAAGCAACATTGAATCCTGAGGAATCAGATTATCTGTATTTCCTGCATGACGGTGAAGGAAATATCCATTACTCCAAAACGAATGAAAGACATAACGAATTAAAAAACAAGTATATAAAATAATGATGAGGAAGTGTGAATGACAATCTGCATTCACATTTCCCGTTTTTTTACAGTGAGGCTGATCTAATGGATGAGAAATTGAATGATTATTTAAAGCAGAAGTTACCTGCCAATGATGATTGGGTACTCGAGCTTGAACAAGTTGCCCGGGATGAACGGGTTCCAATAATGGACCCGCTGGGCATAAACTTTATGATGCAATTAATCCGATTAAATAAACCTGAGCGAATACTTGAAATTGGTACAGCTATCGGATATTCAGCGTTGCGTATGGTTGAGGCAAATCCGGATGCAACTGTTGTGACGATTGAAAAAGATGAACATCGATATAAACAGGCTGTTCATAATATCAAAAAGTTAGGTATGGAGAATAAAATAGAGATTATTCACGGTGATGCTCTGGAAGTACTGAATCGCTTAACAATTGAATATCAGTTTGATATGGTATTTATTGATGCTTCTAAAGGACAGTATAAACGTTTTTTTGAACTATCAGGCCCGTTTTTATCAAAAAGTGGATTTATTATTTCTGATAATGTGCTGTTCAAAGGCTTTGTAGCTGATCCTGACAAAGAGCATGCCAGAATGCAGAACATTGCTAAAAAAATTCGGGAATATAACGACTGGCTAATTCAACACCCGGAGTTTACAACAACTATTGTACCTATTGGGGATGGGGTAGCTGTCAGTAATAAAAAATAAAGGAAGGGAGTCCCTGTTTTCATGTCTGTAAAACCAGTTGTAATAGGTGTTGCCGGAGGGAGTGGCAGTGGGAAAACAACTGTAACCCGATCAATCTGTCAACGCTTTAAAGATAAAACAATTCTCGTAATCGAACAAGATTATTACTATAAAGACCAGAGTCACTTACCGTTTGAAGAACGATTGAATACCAATTACGACCATCCATTGGCTTTTGACAATGATTTGCTGATAAGCCATTTGAACGATTTAATGAATCAACAAACAGTTGAGAAACCTGTCTATGATTATAAACTTCATACACGGTCTAATGACGTCATTGAGGTTGAACCAAAAGAGGTCATCATTCTGGAAGGAATCTTAATCCTCGAGGATCCCAGACTGGTTGATTTAATGGATATTAAAGTGTACGTTGATACAGATTCCGATGTACGGATTATCCGCAGACTTCTGAGAGATATTAAAGAACGCGGCAGGACATTGGATTCCGTTATTGACCAGTATGAAAATAATGTCAGACCGATGCATCTGCAATTTGTTGAGCCAACAAAGCGCTATGCAGATATCATTATTCCGGAAGGTGGTCAAAATCATGTGGCCATCGATATTATGGCTACAAAAATAGAGACGATACTATATAAAAATCGACAAAATAAATAAATGTAAAGTATTGAAAATTTAAATAAAATCTGCCATAGTAGTGTTTAGTATAACTTTTGAAATGGAATTAACAGCAAAATAGATATTAATAAATGTTAGGATCTTATTTGAGTGTAAGATAAAAGGAGTGTATTTTTAAATGGCTACAGAGAAAAGTTTTTATATGACACAAGAGGGGAAAGAGAAGTTAGAAAGTGAACTGCATTACCTGAAGACGGAAAGAAGACAGGAAGTTGTCGAACGAATTAAAGTTGCCCGCGGGTTTGGGGATCTTTCCGAGAATTCTGAGTATGATGCAGCAAAAGATGAACAAGCTTTCGTTGAGTCCCGAATCTCTCAGGTGGAAACAATGATTCGTAATGCTGTAATTATTGAAAACGATAATGATAATCCGGATATAGTGTCACTTGGCAAATCAGTAACTTTTAAGGAATTGCCTGATGGTGAAGAAGAGACATACACAATTGTCGGAAGTGCAGAGGCGGATCCGTTTGAAGGAAAAATATCAAATGACTCCCCAATGGCGAAAAGCTTACTTGGTCACGAAATTGGAACAGAAGTAACCGTAACAACTCCTGGTGGAGATATTCAGGTACAAATCGTAAAAGTTGAATAATAGTAAAAAAGAAGCGGATGATTGTTCATTCGCTTTTTGAGTTTACAGACCCAATTATTTTAATCAAGATACTAATTGAATTGGGTAAACAAGCTACTTTATTGTATCTGGTTAAAATTATCTATTCTTGGTGTATCATATTATTTTTCATATTAAATATGATACTATAATAGAGTATAGTAGGGGAGGGGACAGGCAGTGTCTGATTTCGATAATTATTCACGCGTAAATAAATTTGAAAAGCGAAGGAAAAATACAAAATCGTTATCCATTTTTGCAGTATTGGGAAGTATTTTACTGGTAGTATTGTTTGCTATTGTCATTTTTGGCGGTGATGATGAGAAAGAAAATGCAAATGATAACCCATCAACCGAATCAACTGAAAGCGGAAGCAGTGAATCTGATTCATCGTCGGACGAGCAATCTTTCTCTGAAAACGATGAAAACAATGCAGCAGAAAGCGATTCAACTTCTGATAAAGAAACAACAAGTGATGAAGATACACCAAATACTGAAGAAGAAAGTAATGCTCAGGGAGAAACTGATCAGGTCGAGCCTTCAGATGATAATGTTATAAATGCATACACAAAGGACTGGCAGCCAATAGGAACGGAGCAAACCGGACAACATACCGTTAATTATAATGAAGGATCCCAGGATCGAATAGAAATGACAAAAGCCGCAGCTATGGCTACAGGACTAGACGAAGACAGTCTTATTATGTGGTGGATTCAACGT
The genomic region above belongs to Virgibacillus doumboii and contains:
- the ruvX gene encoding Holliday junction resolvase RuvX, producing the protein MKIIGLDVGSKTIGVAVSDALGWTAQGLTTIKWDERDIHSADESLREIIDMHEVEKAVIGLPKNMNNTIGERGKASEDYAKHVEKIHNIPVVLWDERLTTMAAERVLLEADVSRKKRKKVIDKMAAVMILQGYLDQVQ
- a CDS encoding DUF1292 domain-containing protein, with amino-acid sequence MALEEKERIIIPDENGEEHLFEVLFTFDVDQTGQSYIAVVPVEQKDDDEVEVYAFRYEEKEKDDNDLSLYPIESDQEWEMVEEMLNTLADEEAEE
- the mltG gene encoding endolytic transglycosylase MltG is translated as MSKKKNSGDYRDNLIKRSEDAKTVRKVVSILIISLVLILVIGGVSGYMYIKSALEPVDPDSNKEVQVEIPLGSSTSDIANILEKNGIIKNGLVFRFYIKFNNESNFQAGNYTFSPSMKLDEIIESLKSGKVLKEPLYTITIPEGKTIDEIAGIYSKKLSFTKEEFLNKVNDPGYIEVLINTYPSILTNDILNPDIRTPLEGYLFAATYSFYKEKPSIETVVEKMLDKTESVVTPFLDEISAMDFSVHEALTMASIVENESSTVEQRKKIAGVFYNRLDKGMPLQTDPTVLYALGKHKDKVLLEDLEIESPYNTYHVNALPIGPISNFAKTSLEATLNPEESDYLYFLHDGEGNIHYSKTNERHNELKNKYIK
- a CDS encoding O-methyltransferase, encoding MDEKLNDYLKQKLPANDDWVLELEQVARDERVPIMDPLGINFMMQLIRLNKPERILEIGTAIGYSALRMVEANPDATVVTIEKDEHRYKQAVHNIKKLGMENKIEIIHGDALEVLNRLTIEYQFDMVFIDASKGQYKRFFELSGPFLSKSGFIISDNVLFKGFVADPDKEHARMQNIAKKIREYNDWLIQHPEFTTTIVPIGDGVAVSNKK
- the udk gene encoding uridine kinase, which encodes MSVKPVVIGVAGGSGSGKTTVTRSICQRFKDKTILVIEQDYYYKDQSHLPFEERLNTNYDHPLAFDNDLLISHLNDLMNQQTVEKPVYDYKLHTRSNDVIEVEPKEVIILEGILILEDPRLVDLMDIKVYVDTDSDVRIIRRLLRDIKERGRTLDSVIDQYENNVRPMHLQFVEPTKRYADIIIPEGGQNHVAIDIMATKIETILYKNRQNK
- the greA gene encoding transcription elongation factor GreA — translated: MATEKSFYMTQEGKEKLESELHYLKTERRQEVVERIKVARGFGDLSENSEYDAAKDEQAFVESRISQVETMIRNAVIIENDNDNPDIVSLGKSVTFKELPDGEEETYTIVGSAEADPFEGKISNDSPMAKSLLGHEIGTEVTVTTPGGDIQVQIVKVE
- a CDS encoding YrrS family protein is translated as MSDFDNYSRVNKFEKRRKNTKSLSIFAVLGSILLVVLFAIVIFGGDDEKENANDNPSTESTESGSSESDSSSDEQSFSENDENNAAESDSTSDKETTSDEDTPNTEEESNAQGETDQVEPSDDNVINAYTKDWQPIGTEQTGQHTVNYNEGSQDRIEMTKAAAMATGLDEDSLIMWWIQRNGDQKVITTVSNSDNTVYYRAYLSWVDGQGWKPTKVEELKENDQEHRFE